The proteins below are encoded in one region of Campylobacter rectus:
- a CDS encoding helix-turn-helix transcriptional regulator, translated as MHLLILPEITTDAQNEQFFDTVASNVKRMRQEKNLSQLETALSIGQASGGFYANMENNAHGKHFNLLHLFKLSKLFNCDINEFFKEISERDGGKQEQI; from the coding sequence ATGCACCTGTTAATTTTACCCGAAATAACGACGGATGCGCAAAACGAGCAGTTTTTTGATACCGTGGCTTCGAACGTAAAAAGGATGCGGCAAGAGAAAAATCTAAGCCAGCTCGAGACGGCTCTAAGTATAGGGCAGGCCTCAGGCGGATTTTACGCAAATATGGAAAATAACGCACACGGCAAGCACTTTAATCTACTCCACCTTTTTAAGCTTTCAAAACTTTTTAACTGCGACATAAACGAATTTTTTAAGGAAATTTCTGAGCGAGACGGCGGCAAGCAAGAGCAAATTTGA
- a CDS encoding UDP-glucose dehydrogenase family protein codes for MRIAVVGTGYVGLVSGACLAKMGNDVICVDVDEVKINALNSGIIPIYEPGLAEIVAECRANGALKFSVDIKEALAHASVLFIAVGTPMGADGQADLRYVLEVAKSIGQNLTSPLIVVDKSTVPVGTAEKVSEVIAGELKKRGMDIKFEVVSNPEFLKEGAAVEDFLKPDRVVVGASSEWGQSVMRELYAPFMKNHDRFIAMDVKSAEMTKYAANAMLATKISFINEIAGICERVGADVNLVRKGIGSDSRIGYSFIYPGCGYGGSCFPKDVEALIYTARQNGFEPQVLSAVEARNAAQKTVLFEKISAFFGGNLSGKTVALWGLAFKPNTDDMREASSLVLIKALQNAGANVVAYDPKAANEAKKYLLNSNLKFAPNKYDALNGADALALVTEWSEFRSPDFMEMKRRLKNAVIFDGRNQYDAKNLANLGFKYFQIGVRS; via the coding sequence GTGAGGATCGCAGTCGTAGGCACGGGATACGTGGGGCTCGTTAGCGGCGCGTGCCTAGCTAAAATGGGCAACGACGTCATATGCGTAGATGTGGACGAAGTCAAGATAAACGCCCTAAACAGCGGTATCATACCGATCTATGAGCCTGGCCTCGCCGAGATCGTGGCCGAGTGCAGGGCAAACGGCGCGCTCAAATTTAGCGTCGATATAAAAGAAGCCTTGGCGCACGCTAGCGTGCTATTTATCGCAGTGGGCACGCCTATGGGCGCGGATGGGCAGGCCGATCTGCGCTACGTGCTGGAAGTCGCAAAAAGCATCGGGCAAAATTTAACCTCGCCGCTAATCGTCGTGGATAAATCAACCGTCCCCGTGGGCACGGCGGAAAAGGTTAGCGAAGTGATCGCTGGCGAGCTAAAAAAGAGGGGCATGGACATCAAATTTGAGGTCGTCTCAAACCCAGAGTTTTTAAAAGAGGGTGCGGCGGTCGAGGACTTTTTAAAGCCCGATCGCGTCGTAGTCGGCGCTAGCAGCGAGTGGGGACAGAGCGTTATGCGCGAGCTTTACGCGCCATTTATGAAAAATCACGATAGATTTATCGCTATGGACGTGAAATCGGCCGAGATGACCAAATACGCTGCAAACGCGATGCTAGCGACTAAAATCAGCTTTATAAACGAGATCGCGGGTATCTGCGAGCGTGTGGGAGCGGACGTAAATTTGGTGCGAAAAGGTATCGGCAGCGACTCTCGCATCGGTTATAGCTTTATATATCCGGGCTGCGGATACGGCGGTAGCTGCTTTCCAAAGGACGTCGAGGCGCTTATCTACACCGCTAGGCAAAACGGCTTTGAACCGCAGGTTTTAAGCGCGGTAGAGGCTAGAAACGCGGCGCAAAAAACGGTGCTTTTTGAAAAAATTTCAGCCTTTTTCGGCGGAAATTTGAGCGGCAAAACGGTGGCGCTTTGGGGGCTAGCGTTTAAGCCAAACACCGATGATATGCGCGAAGCTAGCTCGCTAGTGCTCATAAAAGCGCTGCAAAACGCCGGCGCAAACGTCGTCGCATACGATCCAAAGGCCGCAAACGAAGCCAAAAAATACCTGCTTAACTCAAATTTAAAATTCGCCCCGAACAAATACGACGCGCTAAACGGCGCCGACGCGCTCGCGCTCGTGACCGAGTGGAGCGAGTTTAGGTCGCCTGATTTTATGGAGATGAAACGGCGGCTAAAAAACGCCGTGATCTTTGACGGGCGCAATCAATACGATGCCAAAAATTTGGCGAATTTAGGTTTTAAATATTTTCAGATAGGAGTGAGATCATGA
- a CDS encoding excalibur calcium-binding domain-containing protein, translated as MKYVLLGLMVASFAFGTAIDCNKKTHCSHFSSCAEAKEYLKKCGRYEDGGTQRTDGDNDGIPCERQFCNKEK; from the coding sequence ATGAAATATGTTTTGCTTGGATTAATGGTCGCAAGTTTTGCTTTCGGCACCGCGATTGATTGCAATAAAAAAACGCATTGTAGTCATTTTAGCAGTTGCGCAGAAGCAAAAGAGTACCTAAAAAAATGCGGAAGATACGAGGACGGCGGCACTCAAAGAACCGACGGCGATAATGACGGCATACCTTGCGAAAGGCAATTTTGCAATAAAGAAAAATAA
- a CDS encoding MATE family efflux transporter, translated as MLVNLISSIVVFIVSMGINFFLTPYILKSLGNEAYGFVGLSNAIVAYALVVTAAINSVSGRFVAYEWHRGGTRAANAYYSSVLVVNIFFCILILFGAGIFILNLQSMLNVSDALLGDVRLTFAFYFINFCVGLFNGVISVSMFIKNKLYIISVRNAASSAILATLIVALFYFFRPMIAYIAISALVASLFVFFTSVWVSRRITPELKFNPREFDFMRIKELLKSGVYNSFNALNRVLMSGMDLFICNIFLSANATGILAVSKAAPIILESFVAQLSAIFAPKFVEHYSKSNLTALVAEAKFSMRVTAFVMSVPTAIFVAFGREFYTLWLPFKSADEINLIYNLSMITLVPIIFISYVFSLFNLDGATNKLKRPAIANTILGAGTVLAQIAVLKFTPYGIYGMTAVGAALYSVRILGFDLINAALNLSLPLTTFYGVYFKNLAVFAAVCGLFFWLRNFVQISSWGEFAAYSAVLLALGYVVSLFLIFDRREQLIVINKIKSKFKR; from the coding sequence ATGCTCGTAAATTTGATCAGCTCCATCGTCGTTTTTATCGTCTCGATGGGGATAAATTTTTTCCTCACGCCCTATATTTTAAAGAGCCTAGGCAACGAAGCCTACGGCTTTGTCGGGCTGTCAAACGCTATCGTGGCCTACGCTCTAGTCGTAACTGCTGCGATAAACTCGGTTAGCGGCCGCTTCGTCGCGTACGAGTGGCACAGAGGGGGCACGCGCGCGGCTAACGCCTACTACTCGTCGGTTCTAGTCGTAAATATCTTTTTTTGCATTCTTATTTTGTTTGGTGCGGGTATTTTTATATTAAATTTACAAAGCATGCTAAACGTGAGCGACGCGCTGCTAGGCGACGTGCGGCTTACTTTTGCGTTTTATTTTATAAATTTTTGCGTCGGGCTTTTTAACGGTGTCATCAGCGTCTCGATGTTTATCAAAAACAAGCTCTACATCATCTCCGTTCGCAACGCCGCATCTAGCGCTATTTTAGCGACCCTCATCGTAGCGCTTTTTTATTTTTTCAGACCGATGATCGCATATATCGCGATCTCCGCTTTAGTCGCGTCGCTATTTGTTTTTTTTACTAGCGTTTGGGTTTCGCGCCGCATCACGCCCGAGCTTAAATTTAACCCACGAGAATTTGACTTTATGCGGATAAAAGAGCTGCTAAAATCGGGCGTCTATAATAGCTTTAACGCCCTAAACCGCGTGCTTATGAGCGGTATGGATCTGTTTATCTGCAACATATTTTTAAGCGCGAACGCGACTGGAATTTTAGCCGTTTCAAAGGCTGCTCCGATCATTTTAGAGAGCTTTGTGGCACAGCTTAGCGCGATATTTGCGCCAAAATTCGTCGAACATTACTCCAAATCAAATTTGACCGCGCTAGTTGCGGAGGCTAAATTTTCGATGCGAGTTACGGCTTTTGTTATGAGCGTGCCGACGGCTATTTTCGTGGCTTTCGGGCGCGAATTTTACACGCTTTGGCTGCCGTTTAAAAGCGCAGACGAGATAAATCTTATTTATAATCTCTCTATGATAACCCTGGTGCCGATTATATTTATCAGCTACGTTTTTTCGCTTTTTAATCTCGACGGCGCGACGAATAAACTAAAACGCCCCGCGATAGCAAACACTATTTTGGGTGCGGGCACGGTTTTGGCGCAGATCGCCGTGCTTAAATTTACGCCTTACGGCATTTACGGTATGACGGCCGTCGGCGCCGCGCTTTATTCGGTGCGCATTTTGGGATTTGACCTCATAAACGCCGCGTTAAATTTAAGTTTGCCGCTTACTACTTTTTACGGCGTTTATTTTAAAAATTTAGCCGTTTTTGCAGCCGTTTGCGGATTGTTTTTTTGGCTGCGAAATTTCGTGCAAATTTCAAGCTGGGGCGAATTTGCCGCGTATTCGGCGGTTTTGCTTGCGCTCGGTTACGTCGTGAGCTTGTTTTTGATATTTGACAGGAGAGAACAACTAATCGTGATAAAT
- the tviB gene encoding Vi polysaccharide biosynthesis UDP-N-acetylglucosamine C-6 dehydrogenase TviB, protein MKIAVIGLGYVGLPLAAAFSEKYEVTGFDVNAARIEELKSGYDRTLELSGEQMKKAIDSGMKFSLNLDDIKGCNFFIVTVPTPIDKNKRPDLTPVVKATQSVAKVLKKGDIVVYESTVYPGVTEEICVPLLEQSGLKFNEDFFCGYSPERINPGDKEHTVTKIKKITSGSTPEIAEKVDEVYRSIITAGTHKAPTIKVAEAAKVIENTQRDINIAFMNELAMIFNKMNIDTNAVLQAAGTKWNFLNFRPGLVGGHCIGVDPYYLTHKAQELGFHPEMILAGRRINDNMGKYAAGEVVKLMIKRGVLINSARVLVLGLTFKENCPDIRNSRVIDVIEELRDFGCRVDVYDPWADEAEVKREYGIAPLKSFDEADYDCVVIAVAHDKFKGLKFSKALVYDIKNIYENADARL, encoded by the coding sequence ATGAAAATAGCCGTTATCGGACTGGGATACGTCGGGCTGCCTTTGGCGGCTGCATTTAGCGAGAAATACGAAGTCACGGGCTTTGACGTAAATGCTGCCCGCATCGAGGAGCTCAAAAGCGGATATGATCGCACGCTGGAGCTTAGCGGCGAACAGATGAAAAAAGCGATAGATAGCGGTATGAAATTTAGCTTAAATTTGGACGATATAAAGGGGTGTAATTTCTTTATCGTTACCGTCCCGACGCCGATAGATAAAAACAAGCGCCCAGATCTAACGCCTGTCGTAAAAGCTACGCAAAGCGTCGCGAAGGTGCTAAAAAAGGGCGATATCGTCGTGTATGAAAGCACCGTGTATCCGGGCGTTACTGAGGAGATCTGCGTGCCGCTGCTTGAGCAAAGCGGGCTTAAATTTAACGAGGACTTTTTCTGCGGATACTCGCCCGAGCGCATAAATCCGGGCGACAAAGAGCACACCGTAACTAAAATCAAAAAAATCACTAGCGGCTCGACGCCTGAAATCGCCGAAAAAGTCGACGAGGTCTACCGCTCGATCATAACGGCGGGCACGCATAAAGCGCCTACCATCAAGGTCGCCGAGGCAGCCAAAGTCATCGAAAACACGCAGCGCGATATAAACATCGCCTTTATGAACGAGCTTGCGATGATATTTAACAAGATGAACATCGACACGAACGCGGTTTTGCAGGCGGCGGGCACGAAGTGGAATTTCTTAAATTTCCGTCCTGGGCTAGTCGGCGGCCACTGCATCGGCGTGGATCCTTATTATCTCACGCATAAGGCGCAGGAGCTTGGCTTTCATCCCGAGATGATCCTAGCCGGACGCCGTATAAACGACAATATGGGCAAATACGCCGCCGGCGAGGTCGTAAAACTAATGATAAAAAGGGGCGTTTTGATAAATTCGGCTCGCGTTTTGGTGCTTGGGCTTACCTTTAAGGAAAACTGCCCGGATATCCGCAACTCGCGCGTGATAGACGTGATCGAGGAGCTTAGGGATTTTGGTTGCCGCGTGGACGTCTATGATCCGTGGGCGGACGAAGCCGAGGTGAAGCGCGAATACGGTATCGCGCCGCTAAAAAGCTTTGACGAGGCGGACTACGACTGCGTCGTGATCGCCGTCGCTCACGATAAATTTAAAGGGTTAAAATTTAGCAAAGCTCTCGTTTACGATATCAAAAACATTTACGAAAACGCCGACGCAAGGCTGTAA
- a CDS encoding ecotin family protein gives MRKILFATLALAPMLLVGGQPQKQLNVFELPVSKLPSEKFIIEAAFSKEVETDCNGAFLLGGKLEEMDTDKGFYYEFSGKDELAQTLMLCNEEKKKRKIYYELKQALPYVSPVKIMAPSDVKVELRVFRFEKSIKPKIERPK, from the coding sequence ATGAGAAAAATTTTATTTGCTACGTTGGCTTTAGCGCCGATGCTTTTAGTCGGGGGGCAGCCGCAAAAGCAACTAAACGTCTTTGAGTTGCCGGTTTCGAAGTTGCCGTCGGAAAAATTTATAATAGAAGCGGCTTTTTCAAAGGAGGTAGAAACCGATTGCAACGGCGCTTTTTTGCTGGGCGGTAAGCTCGAAGAGATGGATACGGATAAGGGGTTTTATTATGAATTTAGCGGGAAGGACGAGTTGGCGCAGACGTTAATGCTTTGTAATGAAGAGAAGAAAAAAAGAAAAATTTATTATGAGCTAAAACAAGCTTTGCCTTACGTGAGTCCCGTAAAAATAATGGCGCCTAGCGACGTAAAAGTAGAGCTCAGGGTTTTTCGGTTTGAAAAATCAATAAAACCAAAAATAGAAAGGCCAAAATGA
- a CDS encoding NAD-dependent epimerase: MKILVTGTAGFIGFHLANALVKRGDEVVGYDVINDYYDVNLKLARLKTAGFEISEIKQGKLISSKTQPNLKFIKADLADGETMKELFEKEKFGCVVNLAAQAGVRYSLINPQAYIDSNVTGFMNILECCRHNQTKNLVYASSSSVYGLNENMPFSTHEGVNHPISLYAATKKSNEMMAHTYSHLFGVPTTGLRFFTVYGPWGRPDMALFLFVDAALKGKKIDVFNYGKMKRDFTYVDDIVKGIIKCVDNPAKPNPAWDAKHPDPATSSAPFKVYNIGNNSPVELMDYIKAVELKIGREIEKNFLPLQAGDVPATYADVSDLVADFEYKPATSVNDGVARFIEWYCEFYGVKI, from the coding sequence ATGAAAATTTTAGTAACCGGAACGGCGGGATTTATCGGATTTCACTTGGCAAACGCCCTCGTAAAAAGAGGCGACGAGGTCGTCGGATACGACGTGATAAACGACTACTACGACGTAAATTTAAAGCTCGCGCGCCTAAAAACGGCCGGCTTTGAGATAAGCGAGATCAAGCAAGGCAAGCTGATAAGCTCAAAAACGCAGCCTAATTTAAAATTTATAAAGGCCGATCTAGCAGACGGCGAGACGATGAAAGAGCTTTTTGAGAAAGAAAAATTTGGCTGCGTCGTAAATTTGGCCGCGCAGGCGGGCGTGAGATATTCGCTAATTAATCCGCAAGCCTACATCGACAGCAACGTCACGGGCTTTATGAACATCCTTGAGTGCTGCCGCCACAACCAAACTAAAAATCTAGTCTACGCAAGCTCGAGCTCGGTCTACGGTCTAAACGAAAATATGCCGTTTTCTACGCACGAGGGCGTAAATCACCCGATCAGCCTCTACGCCGCAACTAAAAAAAGCAACGAAATGATGGCGCATACGTATTCGCATTTATTTGGCGTACCGACTACGGGACTGCGATTTTTCACCGTTTACGGCCCGTGGGGACGCCCTGATATGGCGCTGTTTTTGTTCGTCGACGCCGCGCTAAAGGGCAAGAAAATCGACGTCTTCAACTACGGCAAGATGAAGCGCGACTTTACCTACGTGGACGACATCGTAAAGGGCATTATAAAATGCGTCGATAACCCCGCAAAACCAAATCCCGCGTGGGATGCGAAGCATCCGGATCCTGCCACCTCAAGCGCGCCGTTTAAGGTCTATAATATCGGCAACAATAGCCCCGTAGAGCTCATGGACTACATCAAGGCCGTTGAGCTAAAAATCGGCCGCGAGATAGAAAAAAACTTCCTTCCGCTTCAAGCCGGCGACGTGCCTGCGACATATGCGGACGTGAGCGATCTGGTGGCAGACTTTGAGTATAAGCCCGCAACTAGCGTAAATGACGGCGTAGCTAGGTTTATCGAGTGGTACTGCGAGTTTTACGGGGTTAAAATTTGA
- the galE gene encoding UDP-glucose 4-epimerase GalE: MKILITGGAGYIGSHVLKVLLKQGGHEITVVDNLCKGTTKALDALEKIGKFKFVKANLEDDLSGIFAEGKFDAIIHFAAFIEVFESTQDPLKYYLNNTANVAKILTYCKKYGVNKFIFSSTAAVYGEPQDDKNAGEVDEQTAANPINPYGRSKLMSEWIIKDYAASNENFKFAILRYFNVAGADEEGLIGQNYPNATHLIKVATQTALGKQESMGIFGSDYPTADGTCVRDYIHVSDLAEAHLSALDYLNEHEKSETFNVGYGRGFSVKEVIETAKKVSGIDFKVVSAPRREGDPARLIAKPEKIRNLTNWRPKREDLALIIKTALEWEKRL; encoded by the coding sequence ATGAAAATTTTAATAACAGGCGGGGCGGGTTACATCGGCTCTCACGTGTTAAAGGTGCTTTTAAAGCAGGGCGGGCACGAGATAACGGTCGTTGATAATCTCTGCAAAGGCACGACAAAGGCGCTTGACGCGCTTGAGAAAATCGGTAAATTTAAGTTCGTAAAGGCAAATTTAGAGGATGATTTAAGCGGTATTTTTGCAGAGGGCAAATTTGACGCGATTATCCATTTTGCCGCATTTATCGAGGTTTTTGAAAGCACGCAAGATCCGCTAAAATACTATCTAAACAACACCGCAAACGTCGCTAAAATTTTGACCTATTGCAAAAAATACGGCGTAAATAAATTTATCTTTAGCTCCACCGCGGCGGTTTACGGCGAGCCTCAAGATGATAAAAATGCGGGCGAGGTCGATGAGCAAACCGCGGCAAATCCGATAAATCCCTACGGCCGAAGCAAGCTAATGAGCGAGTGGATCATCAAAGACTACGCCGCTTCAAATGAGAATTTCAAATTTGCGATTTTGCGATACTTTAACGTCGCGGGTGCCGATGAGGAGGGGCTTATCGGACAAAACTATCCAAACGCCACGCACCTAATCAAAGTCGCGACGCAGACGGCTCTGGGTAAGCAGGAGAGTATGGGAATTTTCGGCAGCGACTATCCGACCGCAGACGGCACCTGCGTGAGGGACTATATCCACGTGAGCGACCTAGCCGAAGCGCATCTAAGCGCACTGGATTATCTAAACGAACATGAAAAAAGCGAAACCTTTAACGTCGGCTACGGCCGCGGCTTTAGCGTAAAAGAGGTTATAGAAACGGCTAAAAAAGTAAGCGGGATTGACTTTAAGGTAGTTAGCGCGCCTCGCAGAGAGGGCGATCCCGCGCGTCTCATCGCAAAGCCCGAAAAGATAAGAAATTTAACCAACTGGCGGCCTAAGAGAGAAGATCTCGCGCTCATCATAAAAACCGCGCTCGAGTGGGAGAAAAGGCTGTGA
- a CDS encoding DNA ligase, whose translation MRFFALLLAAFLNFALAAQDLASQPKKFSAAQGENLSSAVGVDTISAVAVADKNAKFKLLKLSEYKGQNVGGWLASEKLDGVRAYWDGRNLLSRNGKILAAPGGWSAHFPPFALDGELYTSRGEFEKIQSIVMDKTPSVAAWSEVKFYVFDVPEAVGGLLERLSELEKFIAKNPQAGQNLKIIKQVKVKDNAEFEAFAKHIVAKGGEGAVVREPNVPYERKRSKNALKYKKFKDAECEVTAINAGAGKYAGLMGSVTCKAIGNEGLNPGSGEKTKDGVKFKVGSGFSDRDRANPPKIGSIITYKYQNLTAKGLPRFPVFLRVRED comes from the coding sequence TTGAGATTTTTCGCGCTATTGCTGGCCGCCTTTTTAAATTTCGCTTTGGCGGCGCAGGATTTGGCTTCGCAGCCTAAAAAATTTTCGGCGGCGCAGGGCGAAAATCTAAGTAGCGCGGTGGGCGTCGATACTATAAGCGCGGTTGCCGTAGCCGATAAAAACGCTAAATTTAAGCTTTTAAAACTTAGCGAATACAAGGGTCAAAACGTCGGCGGTTGGCTAGCTAGCGAGAAGCTTGACGGCGTGCGCGCCTACTGGGACGGGCGAAATTTGCTATCTAGAAACGGCAAAATTTTAGCCGCACCAGGGGGCTGGAGCGCGCACTTTCCGCCTTTTGCGCTTGACGGCGAGCTCTATACCTCGCGGGGCGAATTTGAAAAAATCCAATCGATCGTGATGGATAAAACGCCGAGCGTCGCGGCGTGGAGCGAGGTTAAATTTTACGTTTTTGACGTGCCTGAGGCCGTCGGCGGACTTTTAGAGCGGCTTAGCGAGCTTGAAAAATTTATCGCAAAGAACCCGCAAGCGGGGCAAAATTTAAAGATAATCAAGCAGGTAAAAGTAAAAGATAACGCCGAATTTGAGGCGTTTGCCAAGCATATCGTCGCAAAAGGCGGCGAGGGTGCGGTCGTGCGAGAGCCAAATGTGCCCTACGAGCGAAAACGAAGCAAAAATGCTCTGAAATACAAAAAATTTAAAGACGCCGAGTGCGAGGTAACGGCGATAAACGCGGGTGCGGGCAAATACGCCGGGCTTATGGGCTCGGTAACCTGCAAGGCTATCGGAAACGAGGGTTTAAATCCCGGCTCGGGCGAAAAAACAAAGGACGGAGTCAAATTTAAAGTAGGCTCCGGTTTTAGCGACCGCGACCGCGCAAACCCGCCTAAAATCGGCTCGATAATAACCTACAAATATCAAAATTTAACCGCAAAAGGGTTACCGAGGTTTCCGGTATTTTTGCGGGTTAGAGAGGATTAA